The Patescibacteria group bacterium genome contains a region encoding:
- a CDS encoding cupin domain-containing protein, translated as MKGFYGNIEKNTLGNNNFRKVLYTGKHSQLVLMSLKPAEEIGMEVHPNNDQFFRFEKGQGKCIIDGNKYELSEGVAIVVPAGAEHNVINTSAGDSLQLYTIYSPAHHQDGIVRATKEEAVNGPEFDGKTTE; from the coding sequence ATGAAAGGATTTTATGGAAACATCGAAAAGAATACCTTGGGAAATAATAATTTTCGTAAAGTGCTTTATACCGGCAAGCATAGCCAATTAGTTTTAATGAGCCTAAAACCGGCTGAAGAAATTGGTATGGAGGTTCATCCTAATAATGACCAATTTTTCCGTTTTGAAAAAGGACAAGGCAAATGCATTATAGATGGAAATAAATATGAGCTATCTGAGGGGGTGGCGATTGTGGTGCCAGCAGGGGCTGAACATAATGTGATTAATACATCCGCGGGCGATTCCTTGCAGCTTTACACAATTTACTCACCGGCACATCATCAGGATGGGATCGTAAGGGCGACTAAAGAGGAGGCTGTCAATGGGCCGGAGTTTGACGGTAAAACGACTGAATAA
- a CDS encoding site-2 protease family protein has translation MFILELISSPVKFIYFIVALIIGITIHEFCHAWTAYKLGDPTPKKMGRVSLNPLAHLDPLGTVFLFLAGFGWGKPVIFNPKNFAHEKKGIILTSYSGAIANIMVAFIFSIPYRLNIYFNFGLENTWFYILFDYIVNLNLILAAFNILPIPPLDGSKILYLFVNEKTMAKLEQIGMPLLFLVLFLSIFLNFNFFILILTYIVNWLLYLVRVFPASPI, from the coding sequence ATGTTTATTTTAGAACTAATTTCGTCTCCTGTCAAGTTTATTTACTTTATTGTCGCTTTAATTATCGGGATTACAATCCACGAATTTTGTCATGCTTGGACCGCTTATAAACTTGGTGATCCAACTCCTAAAAAAATGGGGCGCGTGAGTTTAAACCCTTTAGCCCATCTCGATCCTTTGGGAACGGTATTTTTGTTTTTAGCCGGTTTTGGTTGGGGGAAACCGGTGATTTTTAATCCTAAAAATTTTGCCCACGAAAAGAAAGGCATTATTCTCACTTCTTATTCGGGTGCCATTGCTAATATAATGGTCGCTTTTATTTTTTCAATTCCATACCGACTTAATATTTATTTCAATTTTGGTCTTGAAAATACCTGGTTTTATATTTTATTTGATTATATTGTTAATTTAAATTTAATTTTAGCCGCTTTTAATATTTTACCAATTCCGCCTTTAGATGGTTCGAAAATTTTATATCTTTTTGTAAATGAAAAAACAATGGCAAAACTTGAACAAATCGGCATGCCTTTATTGTTTTTAGTTTTATTTCTTTCAATCTTTTTAAATTTTAACTTTTTTATCCTCATCCTCACCTATATCGTTAATTGGCTCTTATATTTAGTGCGAGTATTTCCTGCCTCCCCAATTTAA